CAGGCGTCGCAGTAGTTCGGATGTCAGCATGCACGATGATATCGCATCGCTGCCGAAAGTTGAACCACCTGGACAGGCCGGTTAAGCGTCCTTCATGCGAACAGCAACAACCCTTAGTATCGCGCCACCGTGGAGTGCAACGTCCGGTTCGACTGGCAGGCCCCGGCTATCCGTCACCATTCGCGTCCCCTCGATCACTGCCTGCGCGAGATCGTTGCTCGCAGCCCTGACGGCATCGATTACCGTGGCTGCCGGCGGGACATCGAAGGGAACGGAATCGACGTACACGCGAATGCCCGAATCCGTCATTGACGGATGACAATGCGCGCTTCGACGGGCGGTTGTATTGGCGAACGCAAAGTTGCCAGATAACCGGTTAATGCCTCCAGATCAGTGATGCCGATTGGCGTCGACCGAATCGCGTCTTTCATGGAGCACAGATCGTCAGTGCTTGTTGCAATGAAGTCGTTGACGATCACAGTGTAGACGGCGTTGGCTGCCAGCGTTCGACCCGCCGGCAACGCCAGCGATACGATTTTCTGGCCAATTGCACCCGCCGGATTGAATCCGATTGTGATTCCGCTCACATGCACCCTCGGCTGCTCGCGCGTCATTATCCGTTCCAGGCAACTGCGAAGATTCGAACCGCGCATGCTGAGTCGGTACAGGGTATTTCCAAATGGCTGAACTTCATACAAGGAGCCGTACGTTGCGATGCCGTCGCGGAGTCCGGCCCGGATACCGCCGTTGTTCATGATCGCGACGTCGCCCTTTCCCGCCCATCGTTGCGCGTCGGCGATGATGTTCCCAAGAGGATACTGGCTGCCCTCCCGGCTCAGGCCCGAGGCAAACCGGGCGATTGGCCGGTTGACGAGCGCAGCCACGCGCCGCGACGCAAGCCGGACGAGCGAGTCGATGCCAGGCTCCGGAATCGTGCCTGTCGTTACCACGTCTCTCACCTCCCCATATGCCCCGAGTGCCCCCGACGCTCGCTGCAGCGGAATGTCGATTACGCCGATTGAGCGGCCGCTGGATCTGGCTTGCACGATGGGAACGCCTTTGACGTTCACGTCGATCACGCTATGCGAGTGACCGCTGACGATGGCGTCAATTTTCTCGGTGAGCCGGCCCGCAATGTCAATGATCTCGCCGCGACACGGTGCCACCCCATCCGGTGCGCAAAACCCGCCGTCGTGCGCAACGACGATCACCATATCCGCTCCCCGCTCGCGCAGTGACCGTGCCCGCGCGTTTACGACTGGAACCGGATCGTCGAACCGGAGGTTGAGGACGTTGGCCGCCCTGGTTGTTGTCGGAGTGAGGCGCGTCGCGATGCCAATCACACCGATTTTCAGTGCACCACGAACCACGAGGGTATCGTCGCGGATCCACGGTACGTCGCGACCATCCTTGAATCTGACGTTCGCACCCAGGATGGCGAACCGTGCCTCCTTCATCCGCGCTCGCAACGAGTCAACGCCCCAGTCGAACTCGTGGTTGCCTAGCGCGGCAGCGGCGTATCCCAGCCGGTTGTAGTACTCCACCACCGGACGGCCAAACGCGAAATTCGATGCCGGGGTGCCCTGAAACATGTCGCCCCCGTCGAGCAGGAGGGTTTCACATTCCGGTGCGCACTCGGCGATTGTCTTCTTAATGACAGCGGCAACGTAAGCAGCGCCACCCCGCATGACACCATTTGCATCCGGGCGCGGCTCGAGCGCACCGTGAAAATCATTTGTGGCAATGACGCGCAATCGCGGAGTGCCGGCCGGCAGCGGCCCGCCCTGGGATTCACCGCCCGCCGGGGACAGCGCGGCACCCGGGTAAATCAACGACCAGTTCTGCGAGAAATAGATGGCCGGCCGCATATCGCGCTGCTTCGTGACTTCGTCGATGAGCAGCTGGCGAATCTCCAGCTGCTTGTCGTATACGACGGCCGCCCCGCGCAGCATCGAGAAACCGCCACCGCCAGTCTGCCTGTAATTGTTGAGCGCCATCGTGAAACTGTCACTCGGCGCCACTGGCCTGCCTTTTATCGACAAGGTGGTTATACGGGACCCAATCGGACGCGCGAGGTCGATGGTGTAGTCCACCCCGGAGACGATATCGAAATTGTATCCCGGAATCTCAGGGTCGGGGACGGGCACAGCCTGCGGGCCAGTAGTAGCCCCTTTGTAGTATCTCGCGCTGAACTCCAGATAATCACGCAGCTGCTGTCCGTTTATGCGCACGGCGCGGAGCGTATTGTCGTAAGGGTAAAGCCGCGCCATTTCGGCGACCGTGATAGAGCCGGTGTCGAGCGATGCATCGGTGGAAAAGGCTGCCGTCGACGCCAGATCGGCGCCTGCTGTCTTCCGCATGACCTCCAGCATGAAATCGATAAGCGGGGTGTCACGAAGTCGCGACGAGTCTGCGCGCCACGCCACGCGCGTAGATCCGATGACAGTGTTGGCGTACGCGACTGTCGCCTTGTGCGCGGCAGCCGAAACGTCGATGACTGTCTGACTTTCGGCACGGGCCGCCGATTGTATCGTTTCACCTTGGGCCGAGGCGACTTTCCACCCATTTCCTTCGCGCGCAAGCTGCAGATGTGCAACGCCTACACTCATCGCCCAGTTACGCGGCTGCACAAGAAGTGTCGACCCGATTTTCAGATTCTTCTGTTCACGGTGTGAATGACCGTAGACGATCAGATCGATTCCGGGAATTTCGGCTGCCACCCGCCCCGCTACGTTTTCGCTTGGGAGTCCAGACGCCACCGTATCGTAGCTCGACGGGCCATCGAGCCCGGCGTGCATTGTCACCATAATGATGTCGGCTCCGGCAACGCGGGCTCCCTGAACCGCCTGGCGAACTGCAGGCACTATATCGCCCACAGTGATTCTGCCTTTGACGTTTTCCGCGTCCCAGACCATCACTCCCGGAGTGGTGGCGCCGATGATGCCGATCTTGACGCCACGCCGCTCGACAATCGTCCACGCGCGGAAAGCATGCGCCCCATTCGGCCGATAGGTATTGGCCGACAGCAACGCGAACCGCGCCTGCGCGACTGCCCGTTGCAGATACGGAACGCCATAGTTGTATTCATGATTTCCAATAGCGGCAGCGTCATACCGCATGGCATTCATCGCCGAGATTATCGGATTGAGGGAGTCCGCGAACTGCTTTCGCGAAACGTCGGCAAAGGGGTTGCCTTGCAACAGGTCGCCCGCATCGACCAGCACCACGCGACCAGGGTTTGAGGCCCGAACAGAGTCCACCACTGTTGCGGCGCGGGTGAGCCCTCTGCCCGCCGCGGGCGCGTTCGCATAGTAATCCCAGCCGCGAATGTGGCCATGAACATCGGTGGTGCTCAGAACCAGCAGTTCGAACCCGGACGCTCCTCCTCGAGATCCGCCGGTGCTCGAAGCGGGCGGGACGGTAGCGGCGCACGATGCTGACACGAACGCCACTGCAAGAACGGCGAATGCTTTCATGGTTCCTGAGGTCGCTGGGATTGGCGGTCGGGCAGGCGAACTCTCAAGCTAGCGAAGTGTTTGCTGCGCCGTCAGCGGACGCTTTCGTCACACGACCGTGACAGTGTCGGCGTTGACTGATACGACGCGGGACGGCCAAGTTTACGCACATGGAACAGCCCGCAGCGACAGGCGAGCGGGTGCTCGTCGTCGACGACGAACCAGATATAGTAGCCCTCGTCGCGTACCACCTCGCGAAGTCAGGCTTCCGCGTCGTAACTGCGACCGGCGGATCTGAAGCGCTTGATCAGGCTCGCCGGGAGCGGCCGGCGCTCGTTGTCCTCGACCTGATGCTTCCCGGCATGTCGGGGTTCGACGTTCTCACTGCGCTGCGTAACGACGAATCAACCCGCCATGTCGCCGTGCTCATGCTCACCGCCAGACGCGAGGAGCCAGACCGCGTCCGCGGTCTGTCCCTCGGAGCCGACGACTATCTCACCAAGCCGTTCAGTCCAGCCGAACTGGTCCTCAGAGTGAAGGCCATTCTGCGGCGAACGGGTGCGACGCCTGAAGCTGATGATGTGGTGAATATCGGCTCCATATCGATCAACAGATCAGCCCATGGCGTAAGTGTCGAGGGAGCCGAAGTTGAGTTGACCCCGACTGAGTACAAATTGCTGCTGCTGCTCGCCGAGAGACGCGGACGGGTGCAGGCCCGGTCGCACTTGCTCCAGTCGGTGTGGGATGCTGCGCCCGACATTCAGACGAGAACGGTGGACATGCATGTGCAGCGGCTGCGAACCAAGCTTGGGTCGGCAGGTGACCTCATCGAAACCGTGCGTGGCTTCGGTTACCGCATCAAGCCCGGCTCGTCCAGGGATCCATGAAAATCGCCGGCCGGCTGCAAATGCACTCGGTCGCCGTTGTCGCGCTGGTAGTTCTTCTCGTACGGCTGATACTCGGCACTCCCCTATCTGAACTCGCCGTTCCGGCGATCGTTGCATGTATGCTGGTGCTTGTGATTGGACGGATAGTTGCGGTCAGTATTACCCGCCCGATCGACGAGCTCGCTGGCGTTGCGCGCGCTTTGGCGCTCGGCGATCAGACATCGCGGCCGCCACTGTCGGCCCCAGGCGAGGTTGGAGAACTCGCTACTGCCGTACATCGCCTGGCCGAACAGTTGAGCGCGAGGATGGTGGCCCAGCACGCTGAGGAATCGCTCCTGGCCGCGCTGATCGAATCACTGAATGAAGGTGTGGTGGCGATTGGCCAGCGACAACAGGTCCTGCGTATCAATTCGGCGGGTCGAACGCTTCTCCGAGTCACTGATGACGTGCCTTTCGGCGTCGACCGTTTGCCGCGGGTGCGTGAGCTACAGTACGCGATTCAGGCAGCGCTGCAGGGCGCGACCACTGAGCCTTTTGAGCTCGCCGTTAGCGGGCACACGCTCTCGCTGACAGCGCGTCCACTGACAGGGGGCGGCGCGGTACTCGCGTTTTTCGATCTCACGCGAATACGCCAGCTCGAGATGGTACGACGCGACTTCGTGGCGAATGTTTCTCACGAGCTGCGTACTCCGCTGACTGTCATCGCGGGGTTCGCGGAGACGCTGGCGGATGATGATTTACCCCTGGAGCGCCGTCGGCAGTTTGCGAAAACGATCTACACGCACACTGAGCGCATGCAGCGAATCGTCGATGATCTACTCGATCTTTCGCGCCTGGAGTCAGGGCGATGGACACCCTCAGTGTCCGAGCAGGACGTGGCCGCCGTAGCCGCCGACGCATTGTCATCGGTGCAGGCGTCGGCAGACGCAAAGGGCCTGAATCTGCAGGTGGAAGTTTCAGCACCTGCGTCATCGCTGATTGCAGACATCACCGCTCTCCGTCAGGTGCTCGCCAATCTGCTGGAGAACGCCGTGCGGCATACGTCCTTCGGGCACGTCACAGTTTTCGCAGACCGTGAAATCGGCGGCGTCTGGATTGGCGTAAGAGACAGCGGGCCGGGTATCGGCGCCGAGCACTTGCCGAGAATTTTCGAAAGGTTCTATCGCGTTGACGCGGGCCGCACCCGTGACAGTGGCGGGACCGGGCTTGGACTCGCGATTGTGAAACACCTCGTTGAAACGCACGGAGGACGTGTACGTGCCGAGAGTGCAATCGGCCACGGCACCACCATAGCCGCTTTCTTCCCGGACCGGCCGCACGCGGCCTGAGCGGTATAGCCGCCCGCAAATGGGCCTTGTCCAACCAAGCTGGCGGTGCGGGCGCGCCCTCGACGCCGACGCCGATGCTGACGCTGCGCCCCAACGCCAGCACTCTCTGAACGATCGGCCAATCGTTACAGGTCTGTTGCAGTAATCGGGTGAATTCCGACACACCGCAGAGACAAACTCCCCGGTTCGTCGCGGCATCTGCCCGACTCAACTCCGCCCTCTATCAGAAGGAGCGACATGCATACCATCGCGCGTCCTCGGATCGTTATCGCTGCAGCACTGGCGATTGCAGCAGTCACTCCGTTTTCGGCCGTTGCAGCGCAGACACCTGCGCCAAACGCCACCGCGGCTTCCGGCCGCATTGTCGGCCGCGTAATTGATGCTCGCACTGGTGAAGGACTGACGGACGTCGGCATCCAGGTTGTAGGCACCACCGCTGGCACAGCGTCGGGCCTCGAGGGACGGTTCACCCTCAATCGCGTCACCCCCGGCACTGTCACGCTCCATCTGCGGCGCCTTGGGTTTGCTCCAAAAACGGTCACGGGACTTGTGTTGTCGCAGGGTCAGACGCTGGAACAGAGCGTCACGCTCGAGCCTGTCACCGTCTCGCTCACCACTCAGGTTGTCACTGCATCGAGCGAGCGGGGCACTGTGAACGAAGCGCTCGACAAGCAGCGCACTGCGGTCGGCGTGGTCAGTGCAGTGACGCGCGAACAGATCGCAAAGAGTCCGGACAGCGATGCTGCGCAGGCAGTGCAGCGTGTCAGCGGTGTCACGGTGCAGGACGGCAAATACGTCTTCGTCCGTGGACTCGGCGAGCGGTACACGACGACTTCGCTGAATGGAGCCCGAATCCCGAGCCCGGAGCCCGAGCGAAAAGTCGTTCCGCTCGATCTGTTTCCGTCGTCGCTCATTCAGTCAGTGACGACCTCCAAGAATTTCACCGCCGATCAGCCTGGCGACTTCAGTGGCGCGCAGGTCGACATCAGAACACGGGAGTTCCCGGCCCGTGGAGAGATTCAGTTTTCTTCGTCGATGGGGTACAACGACGCTGTTACGAACCGTTCGCTTTTCTCGGCCCCGACCGTGGGAAGAGAATGGCTGGGCTTCGCCGGAAGCGAGCGCAGGTTGCCCGCGGTTATCGCTGCAGCAGGCAGAATCGAGCGGCAGCCAAGTCAGTCCGATGTAAACACGTTCGTATCGTCATTCCGTAATGCATGGTCGCCGCTGGCGGAGAGCCCTTCGCCAAACAGGTCCATCGGCGTGACAGCCGGCGGCAGCAGCGCAATTGGCAGTGCACAGGCAGGCTACATCGCAGCACTGAGCTATTCGAACAATCAGGAGGTGCGTGAGAACGAAGTACGCGCATATGCCGAGCCCACCGACGGTACCAGGGAGATCGATCGGTTCGAGGGTTCCACGGGGAGAGCGACCGTTCTCTGGGGTGGCATCATGAACGGCAGCCTGATGTTCGGCAGCAACACACGCATCAGCCTGAACAATACTTACAACCGCACCTCGGACAACGAAGCGCGCCGGGAGAACGGGTTCAGCGAGAATCTCGGTTCGCGCCTGCTGATCGACCGCCTTCGGTTCGTGGAGCGAACGGTTGCCTCGAGCCAGATCGTCGCGGAACGCCAGCTTGGAGCGCGGCAGAAGCTCAGTCTGTCATTCACTGGCTCCGCGGTCAACCGGGCTGAGCCCGACCGATCGGAATTCATACGCGTCGATCCGGGCGCTGGCCAGATTCCTTTCTGGCTTGATGCCAGTGAGGCCGCAGTCCGTACGTTTGGCGATCTGAATGAAAAGAGCTATTCGACCAGTGGCGACTACGCGCTTCAGTTCGGGAGACCTGAAAGGCAGAGCCAGCTCAAGTTTGGCGGAATCTTCCGCTATACTGACCGCCTGGCGACGAATCGCGCCTACAGCATTCAGGCGAGTTCGCTCGGACTGGACGATAGACGCCTCGCGGCTGAACAGATCTTCGATGGTCGATTCACCGAAGCTTCCGATGCGGTTTTCCGGATTGCTCCGCTTTCGCAGGGAGGATCCTACGGCGCGAACGAAGAGGTGGGCGCCGGCTACGGGATGATCGAGTGGATGGCCAGCGACAGGTTGCAGATCGTCAGCGGCGCGCGCGTCGAGCGGTCTTACACCCTTGTTTCGGCGGAGCCAACCGTAGGCAAGAGAGTAAGAACCAACCCGGTTTACACCGACGTGCTTCCTTCCCTTCTCTTCAATTTCAGGGTATCCGAGTCCCAGAACTTCCGTCTGTCCGCAACGCAGACTCTGGCTCGCCCGGAATACCGGGAGCTTGCGGAAGTGCAGTATCGCGATGTGTTGGGTGGAGAGAATGTGCTCGGAAACCCGGCGTTGCGCCGGACGCTGATTCGTAACGCCGACGCGCGGTGGGAGTGGTATCCGCGCAGTGGTGAGGTTCTGAGCGTAGGCGTGTTTGCGAAACGTTTTCAGGATCCGATCGAACGGGTTTTCCTCGCGACATCGGGAACTCGCATTGTGACCTTCATCAATGCCGACGGCGCCGACAACCTGGGCGTCGAGCTCGAAGCGCGCACCGGTCTCGACAGGCTTGGATCGTTCTTCGCTCCGTTGAGCGTGTTCTCGAACATGACGTTCATGCGCAGCGAAGTGCGACTTGGTGATGATCCTCGGGTCGCGAAGGAAGACAGGGCGATGGTCGGCCAGGCTCCGTACGTGATCAATGCCGGTGTTTCGTATGCTGCTCCAGGGAGCGCCATCAGCGGCACGCTGCTGTTCAACCGGGTTGGCCGCAGAATCCTGAGCGCCAGCCAGCGTCCGCTTCCCGTGACCTACGAGGAATCGCGGAGTGTGCTGGATTTCTCGCTGAGATTCCCGGTATTCGCAAGAATCTCCGGAAAGTTCGACGCCCGCAATCTGTTTGATCAGGAATATCTGCAGACTCAAGGTACCGTCACTCGCGAATCGTATCGGGCAGGGCGGGTCTACACGCTCGGATTGAACTGGCGTCCGTAAAAGCCCGTCGGACGCGTGGATTGTGACGCGTCCGTGACACCGTCCGTGCAGTCAGGAGACACGCGACTCGTTGCTTTGAGTCGCGTGTCTTTTTCCTTCCCCGTCCAAACACGGATACCGATGATGAACCGTCTTCGCGCGTCACAATTTGCTGGTCTTGCTGCCCTCGTCGCTGCCTTCGTCGCCTGTTCGGAGCAGGATCCGCTCGGACCTCCCGATCCAGCGATTCCAGCTGGATCATCCACCATTACCGCCGATATCACCGCCAACCGGCTATTCCGTGCCGAGACGACGTACACTCTTTCCGGCTTCGTGAAGGTCGCGAACGGCGCCACGCTGACGATCGAACCAGGAACGAAAATCATTGGCGATTTCGATGTGCCGGGGTCTTCACTCTTCGTGCTCCGCGGCGCGCGAATTAACGCCGTCGGCACTGCCGACAGGCCGATCGTCTTCACGTCCGAGCGTTCGACAGGGCGCCAGGCGGGCGACTGGGGCGGCCTCATCATTGTCGGCAATGGCGTCATCAATCGCGCCGATCCGACAATACTGGAAGGAACGGGCACTGGCGCCTCGAACCCACAGGTCAATTACGGCGGTGGTGGCAACAACTCCGACAACAGCGGCACCCTGAGCTATGTCCGAGTGGAGTTTGCGGGTTTCGCCACTGCGGCTGATGCGGAACTCAACAGCTTTACCTTCGCCGCGCTGGGGAGCGGTACCCAGCTTTCCTACCTTCAGTCCCTCTACGGCCTTGACGACTCGTTCGAGTGGTTCGGGGGCGCCGTGGACGCGAAGTATCTCGTTTCCTACGAATCGGGTGACGACCACTTCGATGCTTCCGAGGGGTACACCGGCAGAAATCAGTTCCTCGTTGCGTTTCAGTCGATACGTCCTGACGCACGTCCCGCAGCGGGCACACTATCGTCCGATCCACAGGGGATCGAGAACGATGGGTGTGCTGGTGCGAATTGTCTTGCCGGACAAACTTCGCTGCCCCGCACGGATCCGATGTTCGCCAACTTCACGCTTGTCGGAACGGGCGAGGGTGTCGTTGACGCCACGTCAGGCGGGATAGGCATGATGCTCCGTCGCGGCACCGCCGGGCATTACGTGAACGGCGTGGTAGCCAGGTGGCCGAGAGCGGCGATGAGCCTCCGGGACCAGACCACTCTTGATCGCATCGCTGATGGATCGCTCGTCATTCGGAACGTGTACCTTGCGAACAACGGACCGGCTTTCCAGGCCGCATCGGGAACCACCGTGCAGGGCACGGTCAACATGACGACGAACAATATCGAGGTTGCGGCAACAGCCACGACCGCTGCTTCGCTTTTCACTTCCCTCCCCTCGGCTCCGACTACAGCCACACTCGACTGGAGCCTCTCTGCGGCTGCCGCTGCAAGGACGGGCGGCACGGGCGCTTTCACCGGCACCACCGCCACCAAGGCCGGCGGTTTCGTGACGGGCACCACGTATCGCGGCGCGGCGGATCCGGCGGGCGCAAAGTGGTGGGCTGGCTGGACAAACTACGCTCGCAACTAGCAGCATCGCGCAACATTCCAGGGAATGGCCGGTGCCCCCTGGGTACCAGCCACTTCTCTTTATAATGAATCGATGAGCGCGATTACACACCATTTTCTCGCCGCTGCTATTGTCATTGCGGTACTCGCATGTAACCGGACCGATGCTCCCATGCCGGGTACCGCACCGGGGAACCACCCTGCACCCGGTTCCACCGTCGACAGCATCCTCCCGATCGAGGAATCTCTGCGCCGGTTTCGTGAAGGCCTTGCAGTCGTGACGGAGCTGGGCACCGCCGCTCCTTCTCGTGATTCTCTCGTCAATCTCGTCATCGGCCTGCTGGAACGGAACGATAGCAGCGGCCTGGCGGCAACGCTGATCACCCGCGCCGAGTACGCGTACCTCTACTACCCAACCAGCGTGTATGCCACCAAGCCATACGAGCTGGCTCCGGACATCGCGTGGCTGCTCAGTGTCGAGAACAGTCGGAAGGGTAGCGTCAGACTGATCCAGCGACTTGGCGGTCGCAGTCTCGAAGTGACTGGCTACCGGTGTGGTGATGCTCTCACGGAAGGCGTCAACCGGATCTGGAGAGAGTGCGCAGTGAGCTTCACCGACCCTGGATCATCCACGGCGGTGACTCGCAAGCTGTTCGGGGCGATTATCGAGCGGAACGGGCGGTTCAAGATTCTCTCGTTCGCCAACGACTTCTGATTCGCCTTCCCCGGCGTCGGGCAGCACCTGCGGCAGGCATCTGACGCAGGGTCACCGGAAGGAAGCCCGTTGGTTGAGGCTCCGGGGCTGGATGCCGGCGTCGTGGCGACTGGCGCGCAGTTGTGACATTCTTGTTACGACCGTGGCGGATGTGATCCAACCTTTGACTCTAGCTTTACCCTGGTAGTCCCGCCTCGGCGCCCGCATTGCCGGCGCATTCCGCAAACTGCGTCATCAAAATTTGTCGTGTAATCATTCCAAGGAGCTCAGCGTGAATCGTTGGCTAAGTGTCGCTTTCGCTTTCATTTTCGCCGCATGCGCCCCTGATCAGTCCGGCGGCGAGGGACGTGCGTCCGGCTCCGGGTCTGTCGATCTCACAGGCGCTGGTGCCACGTTCCCATATCCACTGTACTCGAAGTGGTTTGCGGATTACGCCACCGCGAAAGGCGTTCGCATCAACTATCAGTCGATCGGCTCGGGCGGCGGCATTCGCCAGTTTTCCGAGGGCACGGTTGACTTCGGCGCATCAGATAGCCCGATGAAGGACGACGAGATTGCGAAGGCGAAAGGCCCAGTGCTCCACATTCCAACGGTGCTCGGCGCCATCGCTATCACCTACAACCTGCCTGAGCTTTCTGCGCCCCTCAAGCTTACCGGCGATGTGCTTGCAGATGTCTTCCTTGGAAAGATAAAAAAGTGGAACGACCCCCGACTGGCGGCATCGAATCCCGGAGTGAAGCTGCCAGGCAGCGACATACTTGTTGTCCATAGAAGTGATGGCAGCGGCACGACGTTCGTTTTCACCGACTACCTGGCAGCAGTGAGTCCTGCGTGGGTTGCGGGGCCCGGTCGCGGTAAGGAAGTGCCCTGGCCGGTGGGTCTCGGTGGAAAGGGCAATGAAGGCGTGGCGGGACAGGTCAAGCAGACACCCGGCGCAATTGGCTACGTCGAACTCGCGTACGCGAAACAGAACCGCCTCGCGTTTGCCGCGATCCGGAATTCTGCCGGCCAGTTCGTGTTGCCGTCGCCGGCAGGGATGACAGCGGCGGCAGCGGCGGTGGCCAAAGCGCTTCCCGCAAACACGGACTACAGGATTTCCATCGTAAACGCGCCTGACGCGGCCAGCTATCCGATTTCCTCATTCACCTGGATTCTGGCTTACGCGCAGCAGGCCGACAGCGTGAAGGGACGGAAACTCGTCGACTTTCTCCGATGGGCGCTCACAGAAGGAGAGAAACAGGCGGCTTCACTCGATTACGCACCGCTTCCCGAGTCAATGCTTACCAGCCTGCAAGGACGTCTCGACTCGATAAAGATCGGCACGACGCCGTGACCGATGTGACCGCCCCGCTTTCCGTGGGCGCCCCGAAGGGGGCTGCCCCAAAACCGATGAGGATGGAAGCATCGGCGCGCGGCGACCGCGTTTATCACGCAATTACCACTGCTTTCGCTGTTTCGATTCCGCTGTTGCTCGTGCTGATCGCGATCTCGATCGGTATTGCAGCGTGGCCTGCACTTTCGCAGGCAGGCTTCTCATTTATCACCTCGAGCGAATGGGACGTTGCCCGCGGCAAGTTCGGCGCTGCGCCCGCCATCTACGGAACGATCGTCTCTTCCGCGATTGCTCTCCTTATCGCGACGCCGCTCGCCATCGGTGTTTCTATCTTCCTCTCGGAGATCGCACCCCCGTGGCTCAGACAACCGGTGGGCTTCCTGGTTGACCTTCTGGCAGCCATCCCCAGCGTCGTGTATGGACTCTGGGGAATTTTCGTTCTGATCCCGCTCCTGCGAGATCCGATCGCGCCGTTTTTGAGCGACACACTGAGACTTGGCAGCACTCCGCTCTTCAGTGGTCCCAACTATGGCTACAGCATGCTCGCCGCCGGCTTGATACTGGCCATCATGATCCTGCCATTCATATCAGCCGTTACCCGGGAAGTTTTACTCGCAGTGCCGCGGTCGCAGCGCGAGGCGGCGCTCGCTTTGGGAGCTACCCGTTGGGAGATGATCCGCGATGCGGTGCTGCCGTACGCCCGGTCGGGAATCATTGGAGGCATAATTTTGGGACTCGGCCGCGCGCTCGGCGAGACGATGGCCGTGACAATGCTGATCGGGAACAGGCCGGAGATATCAGCGTCACTGTTCGCCCCCGGGTATACAATGGCCTCGCTTATCGCAAATGAGTTTACGGAAGCTACCAGCGACCTTCACCTGTCCGCCCTGATGGCGGTGGGCGCTGTGCTGTTTGTCATCACTCTGATCGTCAACGCGCTCGCACGCTGGCTGGTGTGGCAGGTGACAAGGAAGTCGGCGAGATGAGAGGCAGGCAGAGACGTCACGCGACCAGCGTCGTGATGCTGGGTCTGACCTATGTCGCGGCGGCGATAGCGACACTTCCGCTGCTTTTCATAATCCTCTATTTGCTGCGGAAAGGCGCCGCGTTCATCCGGCCGGCGTTTTTCACCCAGATGCCAATGCCTATCGGAGAAGTGGGCGGAGGGATGGCAAACGCCATTGTGGGAACGCTGATACTGGTTTCCATCGCATCGGCGATCGGCCTGCCGATAGGAATTGGTGCCGGCCTGTATCTCGCGGAACATCGCGGCAGCCGGCTGGCCAATACGGTCCGGTTTCTTTCCGACGTTTTGAATGGGCTCCCATCTATCGTCATCGGCATATTTGCATGGGAGTTCCTCGTTCGCCCGTTCGGAAACTTTTCCGCGCTGGCCGGCGGTCTGGCGCTCGGGGCAATGATGATCCCGCTAGTGACCCGAACCACCGAAGAGATGGTACGGCTGGTCCCTACCTCTCTCCGCGAAGCCG
The Gemmatimonadaceae bacterium DNA segment above includes these coding regions:
- a CDS encoding ATP-binding protein; its protein translation is MKIAGRLQMHSVAVVALVVLLVRLILGTPLSELAVPAIVACMLVLVIGRIVAVSITRPIDELAGVARALALGDQTSRPPLSAPGEVGELATAVHRLAEQLSARMVAQHAEESLLAALIESLNEGVVAIGQRQQVLRINSAGRTLLRVTDDVPFGVDRLPRVRELQYAIQAALQGATTEPFELAVSGHTLSLTARPLTGGGAVLAFFDLTRIRQLEMVRRDFVANVSHELRTPLTVIAGFAETLADDDLPLERRRQFAKTIYTHTERMQRIVDDLLDLSRLESGRWTPSVSEQDVAAVAADALSSVQASADAKGLNLQVEVSAPASSLIADITALRQVLANLLENAVRHTSFGHVTVFADREIGGVWIGVRDSGPGIGAEHLPRIFERFYRVDAGRTRDSGGTGLGLAIVKHLVETHGGRVRAESAIGHGTTIAAFFPDRPHAA
- a CDS encoding 5'-nucleotidase C-terminal domain-containing protein, producing MKAFAVLAVAFVSASCAATVPPASSTGGSRGGASGFELLVLSTTDVHGHIRGWDYYANAPAAGRGLTRAATVVDSVRASNPGRVVLVDAGDLLQGNPFADVSRKQFADSLNPIISAMNAMRYDAAAIGNHEYNYGVPYLQRAVAQARFALLSANTYRPNGAHAFRAWTIVERRGVKIGIIGATTPGVMVWDAENVKGRITVGDIVPAVRQAVQGARVAGADIIMVTMHAGLDGPSSYDTVASGLPSENVAGRVAAEIPGIDLIVYGHSHREQKNLKIGSTLLVQPRNWAMSVGVAHLQLAREGNGWKVASAQGETIQSAARAESQTVIDVSAAAHKATVAYANTVIGSTRVAWRADSSRLRDTPLIDFMLEVMRKTAGADLASTAAFSTDASLDTGSITVAEMARLYPYDNTLRAVRINGQQLRDYLEFSARYYKGATTGPQAVPVPDPEIPGYNFDIVSGVDYTIDLARPIGSRITTLSIKGRPVAPSDSFTMALNNYRQTGGGGFSMLRGAAVVYDKQLEIRQLLIDEVTKQRDMRPAIYFSQNWSLIYPGAALSPAGGESQGGPLPAGTPRLRVIATNDFHGALEPRPDANGVMRGGAAYVAAVIKKTIAECAPECETLLLDGGDMFQGTPASNFAFGRPVVEYYNRLGYAAAALGNHEFDWGVDSLRARMKEARFAILGANVRFKDGRDVPWIRDDTLVVRGALKIGVIGIATRLTPTTTRAANVLNLRFDDPVPVVNARARSLRERGADMVIVVAHDGGFCAPDGVAPCRGEIIDIAGRLTEKIDAIVSGHSHSVIDVNVKGVPIVQARSSGRSIGVIDIPLQRASGALGAYGEVRDVVTTGTIPEPGIDSLVRLASRRVAALVNRPIARFASGLSREGSQYPLGNIIADAQRWAGKGDVAIMNNGGIRAGLRDGIATYGSLYEVQPFGNTLYRLSMRGSNLRSCLERIMTREQPRVHVSGITIGFNPAGAIGQKIVSLALPAGRTLAANAVYTVIVNDFIATSTDDLCSMKDAIRSTPIGITDLEALTGYLATLRSPIQPPVEARIVIRQ
- a CDS encoding response regulator transcription factor, which codes for MEQPAATGERVLVVDDEPDIVALVAYHLAKSGFRVVTATGGSEALDQARRERPALVVLDLMLPGMSGFDVLTALRNDESTRHVAVLMLTARREEPDRVRGLSLGADDYLTKPFSPAELVLRVKAILRRTGATPEADDVVNIGSISINRSAHGVSVEGAEVELTPTEYKLLLLLAERRGRVQARSHLLQSVWDAAPDIQTRTVDMHVQRLRTKLGSAGDLIETVRGFGYRIKPGSSRDP